One segment of Allorhodopirellula heiligendammensis DNA contains the following:
- a CDS encoding ABC transporter permease, translated as MSTALTIAHLNVRAAGTELLRDVSLHVPGGKITVLVGGSGAGKSVLLRLLAGILPRGQSPVYWEGDLRFGGAALESGSHGRTGIVFQQFALFDELTPTANVQFAIDHRADRSQPPRYSSSEWLELLGVPSAPPVAALSGGQKQRLAIARTLAADPDIILYDEPTSGLDAATGHRVAELIQETQRRFERTSLVVTHDYATLLPIADEVLLLDSHNTTIVSVPRDQWSEIPERLKAAAMHSASPASDRTTASTRSWWGVTGDATANAFGNFLGATGAALQAIARLPIDAFPTVPRLRWAGRFLWHFLGLIGGPTACIYLVVAGVIAGFTTTYFTLRFLPFRLYTQPLLIDELLAAIGFALYRILVPILATVLIAARCGAAVAADVGVKQYGGQIDALKTFGIRTPAYLLVPILGAFLIATPILEWLAFTASHWISRLTFVLSYPEIGIHFWYQHFFRAVVLPADTLGQTPWGSQLPVLGLFLLGKGWGWVLLKNLLCGFGTAAIAYHCGITAKQSASDVSHSITSTVLWATLYVLVIHFVVALLEF; from the coding sequence GTGTCCACTGCTCTCACCATCGCGCACCTGAATGTTCGCGCGGCGGGCACTGAGCTGTTACGCGATGTTTCGCTCCACGTGCCTGGCGGCAAGATCACCGTGTTGGTCGGCGGCAGTGGTGCGGGGAAATCAGTACTGCTGCGGCTGCTCGCTGGCATTTTGCCGCGTGGACAATCACCGGTGTATTGGGAGGGCGATCTGCGTTTCGGTGGCGCCGCGCTCGAGTCGGGCTCGCACGGACGGACGGGGATCGTCTTTCAGCAGTTTGCCTTGTTCGATGAGCTCACACCGACTGCGAACGTGCAGTTTGCGATCGATCATCGCGCCGACCGTTCGCAGCCGCCACGGTACTCCTCCTCTGAGTGGTTGGAATTGCTCGGCGTGCCGTCCGCTCCGCCGGTCGCAGCACTGAGCGGTGGCCAAAAACAGCGTCTGGCGATTGCACGCACGCTTGCTGCCGATCCGGACATTATTCTCTACGACGAGCCGACCTCGGGATTGGACGCGGCGACGGGACATCGTGTGGCAGAATTAATCCAGGAAACGCAGCGGCGTTTTGAACGGACGAGCCTGGTGGTCACCCACGATTACGCAACATTGTTACCGATCGCCGACGAGGTCCTGTTGCTCGATTCACACAATACGACCATTGTTTCGGTGCCACGCGACCAATGGAGTGAGATCCCGGAGAGATTGAAAGCTGCGGCGATGCATTCAGCCTCACCAGCCTCTGACCGGACAACCGCTTCGACTCGGTCGTGGTGGGGTGTCACTGGAGATGCAACCGCCAACGCCTTTGGAAATTTTCTGGGCGCGACCGGAGCTGCCCTACAGGCGATCGCGAGGCTGCCGATTGACGCGTTTCCCACCGTCCCGCGTCTGCGCTGGGCGGGTCGGTTTCTATGGCATTTCTTGGGATTGATCGGCGGTCCGACAGCATGCATCTATCTCGTTGTCGCGGGCGTGATTGCGGGGTTCACAACGACATATTTTACACTGCGGTTTTTGCCCTTTCGATTATATACCCAGCCCTTGCTGATTGATGAGTTGTTGGCGGCGATCGGATTCGCCCTCTATCGAATATTGGTGCCGATCTTAGCTACGGTGTTGATCGCCGCTCGCTGTGGAGCTGCAGTCGCTGCTGATGTGGGGGTCAAGCAGTACGGCGGGCAGATCGACGCGTTGAAGACGTTCGGTATTCGCACTCCAGCCTACCTGCTCGTGCCGATTTTAGGGGCGTTTTTAATCGCGACCCCGATCCTCGAGTGGCTCGCGTTCACCGCCTCGCATTGGATTAGCCGACTGACCTTTGTGCTGTCGTACCCAGAAATTGGGATTCATTTTTGGTACCAGCACTTCTTTCGGGCAGTCGTGCTACCGGCGGACACGTTGGGGCAGACACCGTGGGGTTCCCAGCTACCGGTGCTCGGCCTGTTTTTGTTGGGCAAGGGGTGGGGATGGGTGCTGTTGAAAAATCTGCTCTGTGGATTTGGCACCGCCGCCATTGCTTATCACTGTGGAATCACGGCCAAACAGTCGGCAAGTGATGTCAGCCATAGCATCACATCGACCGTGTTATGGGCAACACTGTATGTCTTGGTGATCCATTTTGTGGTAGCTTTGCTAGAGTTTTGA
- a CDS encoding DUF1294 domain-containing protein, producing the protein MRYLPIIAIEMILASALAIVLYWWDKRLARKNAGPSSDRYQRIPERTLLVVSLIGGWPGAWWASQKFRHKTQKRSFRVRFWIAVLINVAVIMAVLSIF; encoded by the coding sequence ATGCGCTATCTCCCTATCATCGCCATTGAAATGATTCTCGCCAGTGCTCTAGCCATTGTTTTGTACTGGTGGGACAAGCGGCTGGCACGAAAAAATGCAGGCCCGAGCTCCGACCGCTACCAACGCATCCCTGAACGAACCCTGCTCGTCGTCTCCTTGATCGGGGGCTGGCCGGGGGCATGGTGGGCGTCGCAAAAATTCCGGCACAAAACGCAAAAGCGTTCATTCCGAGTGCGGTTCTGGATCGCAGTACTGATCAACGTCGCGGTGATCATGGCGGTGCTGTCGATTTTTTGA
- a CDS encoding AAA domain-containing protein, which yields MSARTRKGRSATADTSQPKKRTQDRTSSGHEVRLGQAADSFGDGITAGSGKSAKRKKASKHAKLADASDSPPRVVPYPHGLPTDRPLDVNDYFDQLALWLDLEADAERARLARLRQIRSERDVESTGQAIVGLDLIDYHTGLAGRYLLDLAKPAGQQLPMNRLKVGSPVVLSNDADPSDEGIAGVVSLRKNDQIQIATEVFPDPDAHHVKTGKASKHRNSSIGDIRYRLDLSPDETTRKRQLVAMAKARTERGRGGRLRDVLLGIDSPRFDGRKLSVGPVSEDAIAEERAEIRFRTELNGPQQDAVAFALLADDVAIIHGPPGTGKTTTLAEVIAQAVERGERVLACAASNTAVDNLLERLQRLVPYVVRVGHPARVFEHLRDYTLDGQVEKDPSSQVIKDLRQELEQCLRMAQRSNGGRRERGEWFAQAGRLRGQIRSLEKSIVRGVLDRADVICTTTTIDEELLGDERFDLIVIDEACQSTEGGMWQAILRADRLIIAGDHCQLPPTVLSDEAAKIGMRDSLMQRLVQRFGEPVYRRLTVQYRMHESIMRFSSDHFYEGSLVADASVRGHLLSDIPDVDRTPLTDTPLLFIDTAGAGHEEQLEPDGQSKMNLGEANVIVDLVRQLVDAGIEGDEIAIIAPYAAQVRLLRSRLDLDGLQIDTVDGFQGREKEVVLLTMVRSNPEGIIGFLADRRRSNVAMTRAKRKLVMVGDSATLCIHDFYADVLKYFEENNAYQSVFEHDACV from the coding sequence ATGTCGGCACGTACTCGTAAAGGTCGATCCGCTACAGCGGACACCTCCCAACCGAAAAAACGTACTCAGGATCGCACCTCCAGCGGACATGAGGTACGGCTAGGGCAAGCTGCTGACTCGTTTGGCGACGGTATCACCGCTGGCAGTGGAAAATCGGCGAAAAGAAAAAAGGCTTCAAAACACGCCAAACTCGCCGACGCGTCTGATTCACCGCCGCGGGTTGTGCCCTATCCCCACGGTTTGCCCACCGACCGCCCGCTCGACGTCAATGATTATTTTGATCAGCTTGCGTTGTGGTTGGATCTCGAAGCGGACGCTGAGCGGGCACGGCTTGCTCGGCTGCGGCAAATTCGTAGCGAACGCGACGTCGAGAGTACGGGTCAAGCGATCGTGGGGCTCGACCTGATCGACTATCACACGGGCCTAGCCGGGCGGTATCTGTTGGACTTGGCCAAGCCTGCGGGCCAGCAACTGCCGATGAACCGGCTCAAAGTTGGCTCGCCCGTCGTTCTTTCCAACGATGCCGATCCGTCGGACGAGGGCATTGCTGGAGTCGTCAGCCTCCGCAAAAACGATCAAATTCAAATTGCGACGGAGGTGTTCCCAGATCCAGATGCCCACCACGTCAAGACCGGCAAAGCTAGTAAGCACCGAAATTCGTCGATCGGCGACATTCGTTATCGATTGGATCTGTCCCCCGATGAAACGACTCGCAAACGTCAGCTCGTGGCGATGGCCAAGGCCCGGACCGAACGCGGTCGTGGAGGTCGACTTCGTGATGTGCTATTGGGAATCGATTCGCCACGGTTCGATGGTCGAAAACTCAGTGTCGGACCGGTCAGCGAAGACGCGATCGCTGAAGAGCGAGCCGAAATTCGGTTTCGAACGGAGCTCAATGGTCCGCAACAGGATGCGGTCGCATTTGCGTTGCTGGCTGATGACGTGGCCATCATCCACGGCCCACCCGGAACTGGCAAAACCACCACGCTCGCCGAAGTGATCGCGCAAGCCGTCGAGCGAGGCGAACGTGTTCTCGCGTGCGCAGCTAGCAACACAGCGGTTGACAATCTTCTCGAGCGGTTACAGCGACTCGTTCCCTACGTGGTCCGTGTCGGCCACCCCGCGCGCGTGTTCGAACATCTCCGCGATTACACACTCGACGGCCAAGTCGAAAAGGATCCCTCGAGCCAGGTGATCAAAGATCTGCGTCAGGAACTCGAGCAATGCTTGCGGATGGCACAGCGCTCCAATGGCGGACGTCGGGAGCGTGGCGAGTGGTTCGCCCAGGCGGGACGGTTGCGTGGCCAGATTCGTTCGTTGGAGAAATCGATCGTGCGGGGTGTTCTCGATCGTGCTGACGTGATCTGTACGACCACCACCATTGACGAAGAGTTACTGGGGGATGAACGTTTTGATCTCATTGTCATTGACGAGGCTTGCCAGAGCACCGAGGGCGGCATGTGGCAAGCGATTCTTCGCGCCGATCGGTTGATTATCGCGGGGGACCATTGCCAACTGCCACCTACCGTACTCAGCGATGAGGCCGCCAAAATCGGCATGCGTGATTCGTTGATGCAGCGTCTTGTACAACGCTTTGGCGAGCCAGTGTACAGGCGTCTGACGGTGCAATACCGCATGCATGAATCAATCATGAGATTCAGCAGCGATCATTTCTACGAGGGGTCATTGGTTGCCGACGCATCGGTCCGGGGGCATCTATTGTCTGATATCCCCGATGTGGACAGGACACCCCTGACCGATACACCGCTGCTGTTCATTGACACCGCCGGAGCTGGCCACGAAGAGCAGCTGGAGCCGGATGGGCAGAGCAAGATGAATCTGGGCGAGGCAAACGTGATCGTAGACCTCGTCCGCCAGCTGGTGGATGCTGGGATCGAGGGCGACGAGATTGCGATCATCGCTCCCTACGCCGCGCAGGTGCGGCTGCTTCGTTCACGCCTTGATCTCGACGGACTGCAGATTGACACCGTCGACGGTTTTCAGGGACGTGAGAAAGAAGTGGTGCTGCTGACGATGGTGCGAAGTAATCCCGAGGGCATCATTGGATTCCTCGCTGATCGACGGCGTAGCAACGTCGCGATGACGCGGGCGAAACGCAAACTCGTGATGGTCGGCGATAGCGCGACATTGTGCATCCACGATTTCTACGCAGATGTGCTGAAGTACTTTGAAGAAAATAATGCCTACCAGAGCGTGTTCGAGCACGACGCCTGCGTGTAG
- a CDS encoding urease accessory protein UreD: protein MAGDPTDLLVDLDAGTRCVLSSQASTKIYDNPRALPCSQKMHVRIACDSIFTLAPEPIS, encoded by the coding sequence TTGGCTGGCGACCCAACCGATCTGCTGGTCGACTTGGATGCGGGCACTCGCTGTGTTCTGAGTTCCCAAGCATCCACGAAGATCTACGACAACCCTCGAGCATTACCGTGTAGTCAGAAGATGCATGTGCGTATCGCCTGCGACTCCATTTTCACATTGGCTCCGGAACCCATCAGCTGA
- a CDS encoding MFS transporter, with protein sequence MLLLAAINFTHILDFVIVMPLGDQLRHELSITPRQFGYIVSAYGICATITGIIASTVIDRFDRRKTMLWSFVGFLAATWYCGLAPSYTHLLIARGLSGLCGGIVASTVMAFIVELIPEQRRGRAIGAVTSSFAFASTIGLPIGLALANASHHFGTPFIAIAIFGTLVLAATMLLLPSLPGTHRDLHVHPMKTLVHVARQANHLWSFAFMITMIFGTFMIVPYIAPYLQANCGLSRGNLPLVYAVAGIFSLFVMNFSGWLTDHFGPRRVFAGAAGAAIVMTLVITNLPPVSLVIAVLVTTLFMCVASSRMVPAQAMMLRSADPKSRGAFTSLNTAMSHFATGIGPLISGSIIGEVYPGGPLTQYWLVGVVAVCFGLLAIGLSFMLRPPSEAAALTA encoded by the coding sequence GTGCTGTTGCTTGCTGCAATTAACTTCACGCACATCTTGGATTTCGTGATTGTGATGCCGCTGGGGGACCAGTTGCGTCACGAACTCTCCATCACGCCTCGGCAGTTCGGTTATATCGTCTCGGCGTACGGCATCTGTGCGACGATCACAGGGATCATCGCGTCGACCGTGATTGACCGATTTGATCGAAGAAAAACGATGCTGTGGTCGTTCGTCGGTTTTCTAGCAGCGACCTGGTACTGCGGTCTCGCGCCAAGTTACACACATTTGCTGATCGCTCGGGGCTTGTCGGGATTATGCGGTGGCATCGTGGCTTCGACGGTAATGGCATTTATCGTCGAATTGATTCCAGAGCAACGTCGCGGCCGTGCGATCGGCGCCGTGACTTCATCATTCGCGTTTGCGTCCACCATCGGGCTTCCGATCGGTTTAGCGCTCGCCAATGCCTCGCATCACTTCGGCACTCCCTTCATTGCGATCGCAATATTCGGGACGTTGGTACTCGCCGCAACGATGCTGCTGCTACCGTCGCTCCCCGGGACCCATCGCGATTTACATGTCCATCCCATGAAGACGTTGGTACATGTCGCTCGCCAAGCGAACCACCTTTGGTCATTCGCCTTCATGATCACGATGATATTCGGAACCTTCATGATCGTTCCCTACATTGCGCCGTACCTGCAGGCGAACTGCGGATTATCTCGAGGTAATCTGCCACTTGTCTACGCCGTCGCCGGAATCTTTTCACTCTTTGTGATGAACTTCAGTGGCTGGTTGACTGATCATTTCGGGCCCCGCCGAGTCTTTGCTGGTGCGGCAGGCGCGGCGATCGTGATGACCTTAGTGATCACCAACCTACCACCGGTTAGCTTAGTCATTGCGGTCCTCGTCACGACACTCTTCATGTGCGTTGCATCGAGCAGGATGGTGCCGGCACAAGCGATGATGCTGCGTTCAGCCGACCCAAAGTCTCGGGGAGCGTTCACGAGTCTCAATACGGCAATGTCACATTTCGCAACCGGTATCGGTCCACTCATCTCCGGTTCGATCATCGGCGAGGTATATCCGGGAGGACCATTGACGCAGTATTGGCTGGTAGGAGTTGTCGCCGTTTGTTTTGGGTTGCTCGCGATCGGGCTATCGTTCATGTTGCGTCCCCCGTCTGAAGCCGCTGCATTGACAGCGTGA